In Actinomycetota bacterium, the sequence CGGCGCTCCTCGAAGCGATCGACGGACGGAAGGTCCGGCTGTCCACCGGAGAGGAAGTCACGCTGGCCACGCGAGGCGCCGAGACGGTCCTCTACGAGTTGCGCGGCTTCCGCCGGGTCCTTCAGTGGCTCGCCGATCCGAACATCGCGTTCATGTTCCTGTCGATCGGGACGCTGGCGATCATCTACGAGGTGGCCAACCCCGGCGTCGGGGCCGGGGGGATCGTCGGCGTGATCATGCTCATCCTGGCGCTGTTCGCGCTGTCGGTGCTCCCGGTCAACGCCGTCGGCGTCATCCTGATCGTGCTCGCGGCCGCGCTGTTCATCGGGGAGGTGTTCACGCCCGGTGTCGGTGTCTTCGCCGCGGGAGGGACCGTTTCGCTGTTGGTCGGGGGGCTGTTCCTGTTCCGCGGTTCGGTCGGCGTCGACCCGTTCGTGCTGGTGCCGATCGGCGCAGCGGTCGGGGGCAGCTCGCTGTTCATCGGCCGGATGGCGTGGCGGACGCGGAACGTCGAACCCATGACGGGCATCGAGGCCATGATCGGCGCGACCGGCGTCGTCGGTTCCGCGAAGGGAAAGACGGGGCAGGTTCTCGTCAACGGCACCTGGTGGAAGGCTCGATCGGACGGCCGGCCGCTGAAGGCCGGCAAGCGGGTGAAGGTCCTGGCGGTGGAAGGGCTCGAGCTCGTCGTTGAGGTGGAGGAGGAGGCGAAGTCATGAGCGATGCGCTGCTGTTCGGCATCATCGCCGCTGCGGCGATCCTGCTGATGCTGGTGTTCTCCGCGATCCGGATCGTAAAGGAGTACGAGCGGGGTGTGATCTTCCGGCTCGGCCGCGTCATGGGGGCGAAGGGGCCCGGCCTGTTCTTCATCATCCCGATCATCGACCGGATGGTGAAGGTGAACCTGCAAACGGTGACGATGGACATCCCGCCGCAGGACGTGATCACGCGCGACAACGTCACCGTGCGGGTGAACGCGGTCACCTACTTCAACGTCGTCGAGCCGATCAAGGCCGTGGTGGCGATCCAGGACTACATCTTCGGGACCTCGCAGGTGGCGCAGACCACGCTGCGGAGCATCCTCGGACAGGTGGATCTCGACGAGTTGCTGATCAACCGCGACGAGATCAATCAGCGCCTCCAGAAGATCATCGACGACCTCACCAACCCGTGGGGCGTCAAGGTGACGCTGGTCGAGGTGAAGGACGTCGAGCTGCCGGAGCTGATGCGCCGGGCGATGGCCCGCCAGGCCGAGGCCGAGCGGGATCGCCGGGCGAAGGTGATCCACGCCAAAGGGGAGCATGAGGCAGCCGAGAACCTGTCGAAAGCCGCGGAAGAGCTCCAGCGCCACCCGGCCGCGCTCCAGCTCCGGCTGCTGTCGACGATGACGGAGGTCGCGGGGGACCGGAATTCGACCATCATCTTCCCGGTGCCGGTCGAGCTGCTGCGCTTCATGGACGCTGCCGCCGGGAACGGCGCGCCGGCAAAGGGTCGGAAGCGGGTAGCTGAAAGAGCGTGACGACATTGGGTTCCGACGACACGAACAGCGGAGCCCGGCGGCCGATGAGGGGTGACGCGCTCGGCGCGACTCCTCGAGCGCCGTTCACGAGCAGAGTTGCCGATCGATCTGGGGGTTCCAGTCGATCCACGACCCGCCGATGTAGCGGTTGACGTGGAGCCGGTCGTTCGTTGTGTAGCTGCACTCGACGGGCAAACCTCATGGTGGTCAACGTGGTCGGGCAGGGGAAGGGCTTCGAGGTGCTACCCGCCGCCGACCTCGCGTTCGCACCAGGCACAGCGGGTGGGCTTGGTCTGCGCCGGGCTCTCGAGGCGCATGCCGCACTCGCTGCAGAAGAGGGATCGCTCGGCGGCGTGACTCGAACCGCGAGGCCTTTCCAGCGTCAGGGTCATGCTCTCCGCCTCCTCTCGCCTGCCGGACGGAGGGGGTCTCATCCGGCGGACCCATCATCCCCGCCTCATGAGGCGATCTGGTTGCCATCCGGTTACGATCCCATGACACCTTATCTTGACCAGCGAAAACGCCTTCAGTTTGCCGCCGATGCGATGACCAGGAGCCCTTGCTCGTCAAGTGAGGTCGGCGTATGATGTATACAT encodes:
- a CDS encoding SPFH domain-containing protein — protein: MSDALLFGIIAAAAILLMLVFSAIRIVKEYERGVIFRLGRVMGAKGPGLFFIIPIIDRMVKVNLQTVTMDIPPQDVITRDNVTVRVNAVTYFNVVEPIKAVVAIQDYIFGTSQVAQTTLRSILGQVDLDELLINRDEINQRLQKIIDDLTNPWGVKVTLVEVKDVELPELMRRAMARQAEAERDRRAKVIHAKGEHEAAENLSKAAEELQRHPAALQLRLLSTMTEVAGDRNSTIIFPVPVELLRFMDAAAGNGAPAKGRKRVAERA
- a CDS encoding nodulation protein NfeD, which translates into the protein MRPARTRSARAGRGIFVGPLPRRLAAASILVGIAVLLAPAVWAQERSGVLVAPVSGIITPVISDHLREGIEIAERDGRAAFLVELDTPGGLDTSMREIIQAFLASRVPVIVYVAPQGARAASAGAFITMAAHVAAMAPGTAVGASTPVDLQGGDISDKIINDAAAYAEAIARARGRNVEVAIDMVREGRSVSVEQAVELDVVDLIASSRAALLEAIDGRKVRLSTGEEVTLATRGAETVLYELRGFRRVLQWLADPNIAFMFLSIGTLAIIYEVANPGVGAGGIVGVIMLILALFALSVLPVNAVGVILIVLAAALFIGEVFTPGVGVFAAGGTVSLLVGGLFLFRGSVGVDPFVLVPIGAAVGGSSLFIGRMAWRTRNVEPMTGIEAMIGATGVVGSAKGKTGQVLVNGTWWKARSDGRPLKAGKRVKVLAVEGLELVVEVEEEAKS